atgtcagaaaataccgAATTTTAAGGAAAAATCCAGTTTTTGTTGATAGATGTTGGTCTGTGGAATATGAATTAATAGCTACCCTGGAAACGCTGGAAATGAATTTAGAAATATTAAGTAAGAACTACTTTATTTAACAACTGATACCCCAGTAAAATAGCCATGTCGTCTCATCAGTGCCCTTGTTCCACTGTTCGCTGTTTAGGTCTATGCAGTTCCATGATTTGTGTGAGGATGACATCATTACTTAAGTCTGTCCAGTTTAAAGGGAGAGCGGGTCTGGTTCACATTTTGAAACTGAAGTGTTCAAAACGATACAAATACTCAATATTTAAGGCTTTTTGAAACAAGAGGGTACATGAAATATAACATCCTTAATACATTAGCTTCAATCAACCAATGTCCatcaaacaagaaaatgaaCACATTGTACCTTATGATGGTGATATGGAAATCGTCTTCATCAAGGCTTTTCCAGGCTCCATGAAGGAACTCTCTGCACCACAGATAAGCTTTGCGTTGGGTGTCCAGGTCGGGCTGATCGGGGCAGACCAGCTCCTTACAATCCTCCTGGGCGTCGGGCTGAACCTGCAAGGCGTTCTCGGTCACCAGCAGACCCAGCGACATAGAGGGAGAAGAAACCCCGTTGATAaatttggttttcattttggtttttcaaaagaaaaagaaagaaagaaaacacaaatactaaACGCCCCTCTCTGATTGGTGTCGTAGGGGAATTTATTTGGATAATTCGGTTACAAATGTCTTCTCTCTCAGTAGATACACTGGGGCGCtgtatgttttgtctttattttcagttgACAAAATGCGTGTCGCTCTTCGCTGAGAAGTCAGGGACCGAGAACAAAAACAGCACGCACACTGGCAATGACTGAATTAAATATGAGGTACCCGCCTATTTACAGGGAGAGTGGGCAGGGCGGGGAGGAAGCGTGGTCACATGACAAATACTAAACTTCCCCTCTCTCATTGGTTGGCTCGGACATAGCCCCGCAGGACCACAACAAACCTGACGGTGCCTTCAGGAACCATCCGACGTGATGATTAATTCTTCAGGAGGGAGAGTCATCACGGCACTGCTCCACCGACCTGGGCTTTATGGCACAGTGAACAGACGGAAGCCTCCCCTCGGTGAAAgatgggaaagaaaaaaacaacgAAAGGATTCTCAGGCCGTGAGAAACAACGTTTTCTGATGAAAAAAGATTGGGCTGTGTGGCCCAAACCCTAAGCATCATGTCTGGCGGAAACTGGACATGATGCTTAGAAATGTCTGTCCTTCTGGAGGTTTCTCCCATCTCCCCACAGGATGTCTGGAATTCAGCTAGAATCACCGAAATGACCAAGGCCATCTCCCCTGATTGCTCAGTTTGGTTGGGTGGCCAGCTCAACAAAGAGTCGTGGTTGTTCCAAACTCCTTCCACTCAAGAATAATGAAGGCCGCTACGGTCTTGGAAACCctgaaagcagctgaaattTTTTGTTGCCTTCCCCAGATGTGTGCCTCCACATAATCCTCTGCTGGCAGTCCCTTCGACCTCATGGCACCTGAGCTAAGAGTCTTTAAAGCATTTAAGACATCGGTTTTAGAGCTGATGTGTATTGACAcattattgacattttttttatcaccaTTTGAAGTTGATAGAGAAGTGGCACGTGTTGTGATGTGAGTACACCTGTTATGCACTTGTCAAAATATTGCTCGGCTTCGATGTTGGACAGGACGTGTTTATGGAATACAAGTATTAAATTTGACTTTCAAAGGAGCCTGTGAATCATTCTCTTCTAACCTGTTTGATTGTAACAGCTACTTTATATctaatgtattttaaaagtaTGGGGTgtaactgtacacacacacacacacacagtatgtgaaATTGAACATCACTCTAGGGAGCTGTAGGACAATGTAACGTTCACAGTGAGATCATATTCCTGTGACTCAGCACCTGTTCACACTGACCAAAAACTAGTGGTCAGTGTGAATGTGGAAACAGTACTGCTTTACTTGTTCCTGGAAATGTGGTCTGTTTGGACCAGACGTTTTATTGGTTCCTTCAGGCCAGGCCTGCAGGCAGGCATGAGAAGGAGGTGGTTAGTGTCCGCAGTTTAAGAGCGATGTCAGATGAGGTTGCCCTTCAAGGTGTTTTTGTATATCAGAGTGCCATCTACTGGTGAAAAAATATAACCAATCAGGAATAGAgtaatagaatagaatagaatagcaTTACAAGCAACGCAATTAACAAATTCACAATTCAAACACGTTTCTAACTACGGGTCTAATCGCTTGAAACAAACAAGAGGCAGAAAAGCTATGcactttccctcttcctctctactagttttgcatgaaaacaacagagggCGCGTGCTAAATCAGCTTAAGATTCTGCAGTACTACATACAGATATTGTTGATCAGCTTCGTCTCTTTTGCGTTGGGTGTTAAATCATTTGCGAAGGCTTTTTGATTGGCTCGATGTCAGAGCACTTACTCCTCTAAAACGTTTCTTTTCAAACATTAACTACCGCCCGATGCTGCAACGCCGGGGTACAAAACATGCAGCCCAACGCACTTTGATGACGACATCACCAACGAgccataacaaaaacaacaacagaactcAGCTGTTCGGCAGATAATTGAGTACTGTTCTTTACCGTTTTTTAGTTTTGCATTTGTGTAAGTTGTTTTATAGTTACCGATGCGTTCGGATATAAGGTCGATTCAGTAAAACTTTCAGCAATGCGCGACAATTAGCCTTGAATTGAAActcctttgtctcctctttgCTAGCTCCGAGCAGATTAGCTTTTTAACTGAGGACGAGGGGGGAGCCGTTCGACCAAAAGGTAAACACACAACTTTAGTCTTGATAATAGTGCAAAACAATCACACAGTCTCCACTAGAGAATATATGGGTGTACATCTTTGAATGTTCACCTGTTAATTTGACAGAAGATGCATGGTCAGCAAAGGAGAGCAAACAACGGAGCTGCCAATGCTACAAACCGACGTGTCACTAAATTCTCGATAGCAAAGAGCACGTGTATATCACATTACACGTACGGCTTTTTCAAAGGGATATCGTTACACCAGCCTCTATGGAAATTGGCTGGTTTGTCAGCTCCACCATAACGGTACAACTACCAAAATCTGCTTTCTGGACTTAAAAGGGAAAGCCATCTAATGAAAAATTCATATATGGTACGTTCGACTTCGACTTAGACTCCAAATAAAAACACCTGAACGAAAGCTTTAAGTCCTGAGTATGTAAGAGTTTAAAATATAAGCAAATGTGTCGGACAGGGAGTGTATTTACGTCCCAACGAAGCTCTACCTTTATAGTTAGTTGTTTAGTTTTTTAGCTTTTGGAAGCAATAGTCCAAATGTACAAGCATTAACTGAGCTATCCTGTTAGGTGTAAAAATGAGGGTGAATTTGGATGATAATCTCCTTTCAGTGCGTGTTGCATTACCTGCTTTAAGACAGACCACCTAGTGAACCAGAGAAGGTGTTTTTCTGCCTGTTactaaaaaggaagaaaaaagtcagcattgtaaattattttatctctgtttctttcctttaatttaAAGACTTCATCAATCCGGGGATATTTATGGCAAAACCAGACCACAAGACCACACGGTGGAGAATCTGACCTTCTCCAATGACCACCAGCATCATTTCCTTATCTGTCATCATGTCACCGCGGAAAAGACCCCTGGTTCCTGTGAGCAGTCGACGGAAGGCAGCAGACGACTACTTCCCTTTCAACCTCCTGCCAGTGGAGTGTCAGCTGCACGTCTTGTCTTTTCTGAATGAGGTGGATAAGTGTAGCTGCGCTCTGGTTTGCCTGAGCTGGAGCTGTCTCATCCGCTCATGGAAGCTGTGGCGAGTGGCTGACTATTCCCGTCGTGGTGTCTTCCATTTGGGTCAGGAGGGGCTGCTTGTTTCCAACCGTGAGTTTGAGAGGTGGAAATCCTGGGTCCACCATTACACCCACCACCTCATTTCCCGCCGGGCAAGCCTGCTAACACTGAAGGCCAGCTTCGACCTGGGGGATCGTTGCAACAAGTGGGGCGAGCTGCTGAGCCACCTGCTAAATAATGTTCACTGCAGAGACCTCAGCCACCTGGACCTCAACTGGACCTTTACTCTTCTTGAGCCGCTGGACCTTAGGGTCCACTCCAGCTCCAGTTCACACCAGGACAGCATTACCAAAATGGACCAGGTAAATTCTTTAGTGCCCACCGTGAATCCAGATTAGAATTAAAACTGTTAGCTTGGTGGCCCCTAACTTGCAGCAAGAGGTGACTTATGTACCCAAAAGTCTTGTAGGTATTTTGACCTCTGTAAACTGCACACAGTAAACTCAGACTGTGGTTGGTCTGTAATACTAAAAGTTACTAGTTTGGGTTTCCTTTCCTGTGAGGAAATGATCAGGTCAGAAATCTTCAGATTCTTGGACACTGTTCTCTTCTTTGTACAGTTGATAAAACAGCTTCAAGtcttacagtttgttttattgaaaCTTTCTAATGTCAATATACTGCATACATACTGTGTTAGACAGATGTTGCTTTTACTCTACAGTATGTTCTGGGGCCTTAGTTTATGGTGTTGTTTATATAGACCTTTTTCACAAgtcacagaatgaatgaatgatggctgaattccatttagctgctctTGTTTCAGAGTCGTACAATAAACTGTTTAACAGCAGAGATTTTGATTTGTTATAGCAGAAAAAGCAAAAGTCCAAGTAATACAACAACAGTGGCTCTGTTAAGTGTCTAAGCCATGTCAGGCAGCCTGCATGTACAATACCAGGGCCCTAGAATTGCTTTTCTTGTAATCACATCCTGCTCACTGTCGCACTGTCATGAGTTACTGGGGCTCATTAATAGAATGTAGCTACCACTGATGTAACATCTCTCcttttcctactatgacaaatcaaaatgaccCTTTGGACGTCACCATATTGTAATGCAGTGGTTACCAAAGGGCCTCATGAGGGTGACTGGGCAAAGACAGGTATAAGTAATAGACTAATtaagttgtgttgtgttattgcATTAGTCCCACCTGTGCTTTTCAGCTATGGTTCATCACAATGTCTGCTGTAAATAAAATGCTGTGATGCTGGGAAGGACATCCAAATTCACATTACCAAGATTCATTCAGCAAAATGACATGTAGAGTACAACATGGACAGCTTGTTTTATtatatggagaaaaaaaaagaaaagctgctgaTATTCATCAAGCAGACACCTGATTCGCTCCAAAATATGAAGAAGCCTACCTTGCTGTGCACTTTCAGGACTGAGAGCCTCATGTAGTTTGTGCATAAAAATCAGGTTGGGCATAAGttaactttttttaatttgtacaaaCTGGTATAGGCTGATTAGAAACAAATGCTGTTTACATGTTGGGAGGGCATAACCTTTTTTTAGCTACCAAAGGGGAGCATGGCAGGAAAAGTTTGGGAactactgacatttttttgcataCTAACATGTAAATACTAACCATCTTCTTGTTATACAGGTAAATGTCCATGTTAtctttttgatttgatttgacagGTGACGAGTTTCCAGGAGCTGCTGACCAAACTCACCCACAGCTGCCCACGCATCTCTAAGATGCGGCTACACTTCGACTGGTCCGATTTGTCTGTGTCGCTGCTCACCCAGTTCCAGCAGCTCCGAGTCCTTGAGCTCAAATACTTCTGGGTCTTTAAAGGAGTGACTCCCTCAACACTGCAGACCCTAACCAAATCTCTGCCTAACCTGAAGTCTCTGACTTTACATATCCTGGTGCCACTGAGGAATCTGGGCATCTCATACACCCTGGAGTCTCAGTCTCTGGAATTCCTGGACGTGTCGCCCAGTCGAGGTCTAGTCTTCTCTTGTCTGAAGCTACCTGCCCTGCGGGAGCTTCGAGCCAAAAAGATTGTCCGCGGTATCACACTGGACCGGAGAACCAGGCTGAGGATTCAGCACCGGTGGCCCTGCCTGTACCACGTCCTCCGGGAGGGGACACCAAAGCTTCAGGCTCTAAACAATGAGAGGCTCCTTCCCacatggagagaggagagctaTGGGGAGCTGTCTGCTATCCTGGAACAGTCCTGTTACTGTGTACAGCATCTAGACAGCTGGCTTTGGTAATCAACTGAACAACAGTAAATGAAGTACATCTACAGCTGGTCATCAATTGGTAGAATCCAGAAAGTAATATATTGACTTAGAATACACCAGTTTTATATTGATTTGAACAAACCGAACATACATTCATTGCACATAGCTGCAGATAAAACTGAGACTTGAAATGAAATCACTGTAAGTTGTTTCCAAAGCAGTAAGCCACTGTTAGTCTGGAAACACTTGTTGACAAGACAGTGATAAACAGTATGTCCATAATTGTTTGTCCAGTATCTCCAGAAAGCAAAGGTGCTTCTGCCTCATGCTGATCGCATTGTGCTAGTCTGGATTCATTTCCACTAGAGCTCTGTGGTAGTGTGCATAACCCGTGGATTATGAAAAGAGGACTACATGACAGAGTGTAATGGCTTTGCCAAGATGAGGAGAATTTAGCCTGCTACAGCATGCTGGAGCCCACTGTTgagggaaagaaacaaaactatCCAGAATAAAGCCAAAATTTTTGGAGATATAAACttgaaaaagtcattttatatTAGTGTTAATGTTCTGACATGTCAAAGTCTAGAATCATTTGCTGTGTAATAAGACAAAAGTGGTAATTTCAACAAAATTTCATAATATGATATAAACACCACCCTGGTCAAAGTACTAAAATCTTGAAATATCACAACTTTATACTTGCAATTTTACAACATTATCCTCAACATTcagactttttttcttcttctaataTTACGAGTGTATATTACAATATAATATTAGGACTGAAATTtctaaatatttataatatactTTTTCCTTTATTCCCAGTATGAGATGACAAAGGATAAAATGCTCTCAATTGTCAATAACtgacatgtactgtactgtactgtacagtaatTGTACTGTTGTTATTAGTTCAGAAATTGATTGAGTTCAGGTGTATTGACAGTTACTGTTTCTAATTGATCAGCAAAGCTGTAAAGAAAGTGAGTCCTCTACTAGAAAATTATACAAATGGCAGACATGATCAGTTGTGTTCATTcagtaaatatttaaagttAAACATGAACTCACCGTGTGCTAATAGAACACATTCATTGTATCCTAAATTTGTGGCAAATAAAGGCACAGTGCAGGACCAAAAAGCTTCTCAAAATTGATGGGTACTGACCCTGGGTCATTAAGACCAAATCCTCATTCTGAATTTAAATTACCTATAAACCCAAGCTAGTTCTGTATCACCACTGTTGACATGACTGCTAAATTCTTGGCACATTCAGACAGACAGTATTAATCTGGTGTAATTCTAATCATAGCCTGTCAAGAATGCAGCAAAACTAACCCAGGGTTCATTCAATGCTGGAGCAGTTTGCACCAGACATGTTTATTCTTTAGTGCCCctttttggttgttttattattgatgTGTGATGTTAGTGgaattttattgtgtgtgttccttTTAAAGCACAGTGGGCTATGGTATCGGTTTTATGAGATTTTAAAACTAACCTGCCTATCTTGAAATGATAGTTGGAAACTTTTTGCACATTTCCATTGCTGTAATGAAGGTTGGTGTTCAAATCACTGTAGCAAGCAAGTGACCAAATTCCAGTTTTCATGAGTGGAtgaagtttttgtttgtgatcaTGGATTCCATATATTTTATGTGTATGTAAACTtgtgaaattatattttcattaatttgtaCAATGAGCCTCAACTGTTTGCTTCTGACAGCAGAGAAATGGAATCAGTGCCTTTGCAGTTATCCTCCTTATCAGTAGAGGACCTTACTCTCAAAGATTTGGCAAACAGGATTTCTCTCCCAAAGGTCTCGCAACAGAAACATGGTTGTGTTTATAACTGCACTAGTGTAATGCTGTGTCTTTAGACCAGTGGATTCTGATCATTTCACTCCAGTACTTGTGCTGCAGATGTGTGCTTTAgggtatttattttcttaaggATATATCAATGTATGTGTGAGATTTTGTTGATATGATGGAACCTTTGAGTGTACATCTCACAAGATTCCTATACAAATAATTGTACTCTGTCgttattatttgtgtgtgtgtgtgtgtgtgtgtgtgtgtgtgtgtgtgttcttctaATTCTTGTATCCTGGTGGGGGGCTAagacatggttttagggttcaggTTCCAATTTGGTTAATGTTAAGGTTAGGGGAATGGTAAAGGTTTGCATAAGGGCAAATCTTTGTCCCCACAGATattgtgtgtatgcgtgtgtgtgtgtggcgagAGAGAGAGTATCACAAGAAACATGAATAATTTAATTGATGATCTCCTATTTTCTAAGGAATAGATCCATCTTGAAAACAACACCTGCACAATGTGACAGAATGACAGATGTTGGAACATCTGGTCCATAAgactttttttcacataataAAATGATGGTTTTGAGTATTCTGTAATACAATAGAGCATTCTTTTAAGTACACACCAGAgaattatttctcttttttatttgcattgcTACACATGTTAACGCCATGACTAGATGGATAGAATTTACTATAATATTTTTGTCAAGTGTATGACACCACAAAGTGCTCTCGCAAGTGTCAGAAACATCATTGCATCCGCAACAGGCCATTGATCAGAGATAATGCATAATGCAAGACAGGAATGTGGTCTCCACTTGGGTCTGGCCTCACTGTGATGATGATTTGTCAGCATTGTTGTACCATCTTAGTGTTTCAATATGCCGGGTTTGATTTATTGTCCTTTATCCTCCAACAGGAACATCTGTTTTCAGTACAAATAACTGCCACCACACCCAGCTCAGGCCCTGTTTTCCTATATGGTTGCCATTTTGCCTATTTGTctatctgtgttttctttcctaaggtgaggaatgtgtgtgtgtgagagagaagttGGGGCTTTCCAGGCAATTCACTGATTTTCCAAATCACTCCAttttctgttctcctcctctttttgcTCCCCTGTTCTCCAGGCCACTCAACACTCCTCCCTCATATGCTTCTTATTTGGAGCTTGTCAGTTTCACAGGATCTCTTTTCCAATTTATGTTTGTAAGCCATCATCTTACCCGCTGCACTGATTTTGCCTTGCTGTGGATGACAGTATTTGAAGGAAAGGACGCTGCAACTTGGAActctctctccagcagctcTTCTGTCCAGGGCATATGTGATTATGATGTTTCAGGCAGTGTGTCCTGTGTTCAAAGAAGGGGAATGTGAGAAAATCTGTGTGTGATAGGTTGGAGAGTGCAGTGTGAGGATGAAGTGTTCCTTGAGGTTTACCTAACCTTGTATTAGTGGAAAGACCACAGTAACCACCTCCAGATGTTTGAAAGCACAATCTGACTGATCATTTACTACAAGACCAATGAACATCGCTCTATTCACACTATAAGGCTTACTCTTTGCTCCTTCGGCAAAGCCCGAGTTAATGCTTAATCTAAGTACAGACCCTTAATTGCTAAGGCCAAGCCCTATTCATGGGAGGGAGGTTACTTGGATGTGCACAGATCTGTCATTGCAGACCAGACGCATACAAGCTCTGGGACTCAACAGACTCATCTCTACGAGTCAAGCAACAGGACCTTCAAGACAGAGCAAAGGAAGCAGCCACCATGGCAAAAAACTTATACATATCCAAGGTCGCCGCCGCTGCTTTTATCGTCCTTACTGTCTCTTCTATAGCTGGCATTGTCACCATGATCATTTTGTACAAAACTCAGATCTCTACAATGAACCCAACACCCCGTCCAACCTTCCCGTCCACCACCATGGGACCACCACCTGTCATGCGACTGCCAAGGAATCTCATACCTGAGAGTTACGAGATCTTCCTCCAGCCTCACCTCTACAGCAAAATCATCGAGGTGGTAAATGTGACCAGTCCCAACCAGACACTGCTTTTCACGGGAAATTCTACTGTCAACTTTCATTGTGTTGAGAGGACTCGCACCATCTACCTCCACAGCAAGGACCTGACAGTTTCTAACCCTGTGGtgatgaacaaaaacacaaataagaaGATGGGTGTTTCTGCAGTAAAGCATCATGAAGACCCGAGTAACTTTCTTGAGATCCAGTTGAATGATATTCTGGAGCAAGGAAACTACAGTTTGTCTCTGGCTTTTAAGGGAGAATTATCAGAATATAATGAAGCGCTGTATGTAAGCTCATATTTTGATGGTTTCCCAGCTTATGAAGGTGATACAAATGCAGAGAGgtaagaaatataaatatacattgtATACAaaacttttaatatttctgCAGAGAGTGATTATGGCATCTTTTAAAGTATTTTGATAGcatacatttttgtttctaGAGAAATTAAACAACTATGTCAGTCTAGTTTTAAGATTAATCCACTTTTTGTGTTCTCTAGCAATGCCATGACTGCCACAGAGTCAATTGAGACAGAAAGTTAAAGTAAATATGGTGGTATTGCTTGCTGCTGAGACTATAGTATTAGGTATTCTTGTTTGACATCTAAAAGTCTGTGTTGTAAGGTAACCATATccagcttttgttttctgataatCAATCAATTTGTGATTCTTTGCTTTGTAATCAGAGATGGGATTAATAGCACACATTACTCATTGATAAAGtaattaaatttattttctaattattgAATTAGAAGAAATTATAGAATTATTTCAAGAATCCTTAAAGATCCCTTTAACCAGTAACCACCCTTAATTTccaatttaaaacaaagatggcagccTGCCAGCTACATGGATAGGTAACAGAGTCACAACTTGAGAAGCaggttaaaaatattttatcatgCAGAGGATCTATCTAATAAACCACCTCCTCACACCTCTGGCTCCTGCTAAAAATGTTCTCCACTGAATGAGGAGAGGCTGAACTAATATTAACCCTCCATCAAACTCCTGTTCAAACAGTGAACAAGAGATAACAAAAGATGCAGTTTTCCCAAAACCAACAACAGTCTATGTGAAGCTGTTGGCTGCAGTTTTGAAGTAtggtataaaataaaaactaaaactaaactttGACCCTAACCTTGATATTTTATAATCCAAATTGAAAATGTACCTCCCTGCTCCATAAAAATCAGTCTAATCATTTACATAGAACTGACTATTAGAGTCAGTACATATTTTTCACGTTGTAACATGAAACAAACTTCTCACGTTATATAACGTGAAACTTCTAACAAAGTTATCACgatataatgtgacattttttaacgtTATAACGTGATAACGTTCCCATTATAGCGTGACAGTTatccctttttgtttttctggtgtgGCAGCAATACGTTTCCGTAGCAAACAAATACTTTCAATGAAAAGCCTGCTCAAAAAGTTGCTAATTGTCGCAAGCTGACAATATGCCAATTAACATATTCATTACGCCATTGCGTCATATTTGCATTCTATACATAGTGTTGGCAAGTTTCAGCACTAGCCGTCTGCCTGTCTCCTACTCTCTGTCCGCACATCAAATCCCCGCTGTGATTTCAGCCACGTTTACTTACGGAGAGAAAATTAGAAGCTCGTTCACAGCAATGAGTCAGCTGCCGTGTGCTCAATTGAATGAGACGCATAGAGAGATGGGGGGGGAGACTTCAAATACAACATATTTGCGCTTCAAGGGCAATATTGTCGACTCTCTTCAGCGGAAAGACGCTAAGGTTTGTCCAGTAAGTGGCAAGATAATTTGCTGACTgctgtttcaaaaaaaaaaaagtgtctgaaAAGTCGATAAATCTAGTGACAAAAATGCTATATTAGCAACACTGCCTGCGCTTGTGGAGTTCAGATTAAATAGGAAAGAACGACAACAAATTCTATTCAAACCAATCAATCGGTTTAATGTATTAGGCTACAAATTACTAGAACTGATCCTTTAATCGCAAGTCTAGGTCAACATACGCTGTTACATTATTCATACCTCATTCTGTCCCAGGACAACCCACAGGAAACAGGATATTCTTCCAGTTACTCCCTCCTGTCTTTTCCTTGCTGTCTTTACACATCTGTTTACACTTACTCAAATCCACAGATCAAAacactgctcaca
Above is a window of Lates calcarifer isolate ASB-BC8 linkage group LG10, TLL_Latcal_v3, whole genome shotgun sequence DNA encoding:
- the si:dkey-12e7.1 gene encoding uncharacterized protein si:dkey-12e7.1, yielding MTTSIISLSVIMSPRKRPLVPVSSRRKAADDYFPFNLLPVECQLHVLSFLNEVDKCSCALVCLSWSCLIRSWKLWRVADYSRRGVFHLGQEGLLVSNREFERWKSWVHHYTHHLISRRASLLTLKASFDLGDRCNKWGELLSHLLNNVHCRDLSHLDLNWTFTLLEPLDLRVHSSSSSHQDSITKMDQVTSFQELLTKLTHSCPRISKMRLHFDWSDLSVSLLTQFQQLRVLELKYFWVFKGVTPSTLQTLTKSLPNLKSLTLHILVPLRNLGISYTLESQSLEFLDVSPSRGLVFSCLKLPALRELRAKKIVRGITLDRRTRLRIQHRWPCLYHVLREGTPKLQALNNERLLPTWREESYGELSAILEQSCYCVQHLDSWLW